One window of the Zea mays cultivar B73 chromosome 3, Zm-B73-REFERENCE-NAM-5.0, whole genome shotgun sequence genome contains the following:
- the LOC109939217 gene encoding uncharacterized protein isoform X2 → MAAAGERRKLCGYLRAVVSIPGGDVAAAASILPLSPCTLSACGAVALAPLPDDVRAQPRWPRSRAPGVVRLLRTLVANRCVEVEGTLLRVVTRRRPGEGEGEGDGAAVEARAVVLLDVYIPVAAWSGWQFPRSRSAAAAVFKHVRQLE, encoded by the exons ATGGCCGCCGCGGGGGAGCGCCGCAAGCTTTGTGGCTACCTACGCGCCGTGGTGTCCATCCCCGGCGGGGACGTCGCGGCGGCGGCGTCTATCCTTCCGCTGTCCCCGTGCACGCTCTCCGCGTGCGGGGCCGTGGCCCTTGCGCCGCTCCCCGACGACGTGCGGGCCCAGCCGCGGTGGCCCAGGTCGCGCGCCCCCGGCGTCGTGCGCCTGCTCAGGACGCTCGTGGCGAACCGCTGCGTGGAGGTGGAGGGTACGCTTCTCCGGGTCGTGACCAGGAGGAGGCCTggggaaggggaaggggaaggggaCGGCGCCGCGGTGGAGGCCAGGGCCGTCGTGCTGCTCGACGTCTACATACCCGTCGCCGCGTGGTCCGGTTGGCAGTTCCCGCGCTCGCgctctgctgccgccgccgtcttcAAGCATGTTAG GCAACTGGAATAA
- the LOC109939217 gene encoding uncharacterized protein isoform X1 yields MAAAGERRKLCGYLRAVVSIPGGDVAAAASILPLSPCTLSACGAVALAPLPDDVRAQPRWPRSRAPGVVRLLRTLVANRCVEVEGTLLRVVTRRRPGEGEGEGDGAAVEARAVVLLDVYIPVAAWSGWQFPRSRSAAAAVFKHVRCVSSVFVYLYRCNFVDPIAISEE; encoded by the coding sequence ATGGCCGCCGCGGGGGAGCGCCGCAAGCTTTGTGGCTACCTACGCGCCGTGGTGTCCATCCCCGGCGGGGACGTCGCGGCGGCGGCGTCTATCCTTCCGCTGTCCCCGTGCACGCTCTCCGCGTGCGGGGCCGTGGCCCTTGCGCCGCTCCCCGACGACGTGCGGGCCCAGCCGCGGTGGCCCAGGTCGCGCGCCCCCGGCGTCGTGCGCCTGCTCAGGACGCTCGTGGCGAACCGCTGCGTGGAGGTGGAGGGTACGCTTCTCCGGGTCGTGACCAGGAGGAGGCCTggggaaggggaaggggaaggggaCGGCGCCGCGGTGGAGGCCAGGGCCGTCGTGCTGCTCGACGTCTACATACCCGTCGCCGCGTGGTCCGGTTGGCAGTTCCCGCGCTCGCgctctgctgccgccgccgtcttcAAGCATGTTAGGTGCGTCTCTTCCGTCTTTGTGTATCTGTACAGGTGCAATTTTGTCGATCCCATTGCCATTTCGGAGGAATAA